A genomic region of Caenorhabditis elegans chromosome V contains the following coding sequences:
- the sru-40 gene encoding Serpentine Receptor, class U (Product from WormBase gene class sru;~Confirmed by transcript evidence): MSSLMNPEYHSYILIMRPFFIDFRVGIVSCYFYLVHPIFKKTETINSITVRSLANLP, encoded by the coding sequence ATGTCGAGTCTTATGAATCCGGAATATCATTCCTATATCTTGATTATGCGgccattttttatagatttccGGGTCGGCATTGTATCCTGCTATTTTTATTTGGTCCAtccaatattcaaaaaaacagaaacaattAATTCCATAACCGTCCGATCATTAGCAAATCTGCCATGA
- the str-2 gene encoding Serpentine receptor class r-10 (Confirmed by transcript evidence), producing MPTVQWIQLEETSKITGGSISVITNGLLMYLILTKSPSKLGSYKWLMLYTSFFEFFYAFVNLFAGPFVHTYGSAFIVFQDMNTFYFSHHVAQFLVCLYCSCFGFSMAIFGGHFIYRYGAIDSQFYQKYLSGFKQSLLYILPFCYGILWGVICWIYYGETPDRTNYLRETLLSNYRLKIEECAYISARFWVSDKNNYLFPDFDSFFGIGVMWIILGSSMISVIYFGTRCYRWLTKKLEMIENISDSIKSLQRQLFNALLIQSAIPLFLMYMPAAMVFVFPMLNTELNLKYPFIGITIAIYPAIDPFPTIIIIKSYRRGFYELLRCLTGRQKNKVAVNPNVPSHAYTLPMSASNSIYVTN from the exons ATGCCGACTGTGCAATGGATTCAGCTGGAAGAGACTTCCAAAATAACTGGCGGTTCGATATCTGTGATTACAAATGGGCTCTTGATGTATTTGATATTGACAAAGTCTCCATCTAAACTTGGATCATACAAATGGCTTATGCTTTACacgtctttttttgaatttttctacgCATTTGTGAACCTGTTTGCAGGACCG TTTGTGCACACATATGGGTCTGCTTTTATTGTATTTCAAGACATGAACACATTTTACTTCAGTCATCATGTTGCACAATTTCTAGTTT GTCTTTACTGTTCCTGCTTTGGTTTCTCAATGGCAATTTTTGGAGGTCATTTCATTTACCGTTACGGAGCTATTGATAG tcagttttatcaaaaatacttGTCTGGTTTCAAACAATCACTTTTGTATATTCTTCCATTTTGCTATGGGATTCTATGGGGTGTCATTTGCTGGATTTATTATGGAGAAACGCCGGATAGAACCAACTATTTGAG GGAAACCTTGCTCAGCAACTAccgattgaaaattgaagaatgtgCATACATTAGTGCTCGTTTCTGGGTCTCAGATAAGAATAACTACTTGTTTCCGGACTTCGATTCATTTTTTGGCATCGGTGTAATGTGGATTATactt GGATCATCCATGATCAGCGTAATTTACTTTGGAACACGATGCTACCGTTGGCTGACCAAAAAGCTTGAGATGATAGAGAATATATCTGATTCCATTAAATCTTTGCAACGTCAATTATTCAATGCTCTACTGATCCAGTCAGCAATTCCACTTTTCTTGATGTACATGCCTGCTGCTatggtttttgttttcccGATGCTTAACACAGAACTTAATTTGAAATATCCTTTCATTGGAATTACAATTGCAATTTATCCCGCAATTGATCCATTTCCcactattattattatcaaaaGTTATCGACGAGGATTTTATGAACTTCTTCGATGTTTGACAGgtcgacaaaaaaacaaagttgcAGTTAATCCTAATGTTCCTTCACACGCTTATACTCTTCCTATGAGCGCAAGCAATAGTATTTACGTGACAAATTAA
- the sru-40 gene encoding Serpentine receptor class gamma (Confirmed by transcript evidence) encodes MMLSIVFTTCLMIVKLRKRKLLNSSDCRYHKTKGEVTLTVTIFLILVPSLLTQIITMSSLMNPEYHSYILIMRPFFIDFRVGIVSCYFYLVHPIFKKTETINSITVRSLANLP; translated from the exons ATGATGTTATCAATTGTTTTCACAACTTGTCTGATGATTGTAAAGCTACGTAAGCGGAAATTACT gAATTCTTCTGATTGTCGATATCATAAAACGAAAGGAGAAGTCACTTTGACCGTGACTATTTTTCTAATCCTGGTACCATCTCTCTTAACTCAAATTATAAcg ATGTCGAGTCTTATGAATCCGGAATATCATTCCTATATCTTGATTATGCGgccattttttatagatttccGGGTCGGCATTGTATCCTGCTATTTTTATTTGGTCCAtccaatattcaaaaaaacagaaacaattAATTCCATAACCGTCCGATCATTAGCAAATCTGCCATGA
- the sru-40 gene encoding Serpentine receptor class gamma (Confirmed by transcript evidence) encodes MNIFQTHLSIGNATFSSLMMLSIVFTTCLMIVKLRKRKLLNSSDCRYHKTKGEVTLTVTIFLILVPSLLTQIITMSSLMNPEYHSYILIMRPFFIDFRVGIVSCYFYLVHPIFKKTETINSITVRSLANLP; translated from the exons ATGAACATATTCCAGACTCACTTGTCTATCGGAAATGCAACTTTTTCTAGTTTAATGATGTTATCAATTGTTTTCACAACTTGTCTGATGATTGTAAAGCTACGTAAGCGGAAATTACT gAATTCTTCTGATTGTCGATATCATAAAACGAAAGGAGAAGTCACTTTGACCGTGACTATTTTTCTAATCCTGGTACCATCTCTCTTAACTCAAATTATAAcg ATGTCGAGTCTTATGAATCCGGAATATCATTCCTATATCTTGATTATGCGgccattttttatagatttccGGGTCGGCATTGTATCCTGCTATTTTTATTTGGTCCAtccaatattcaaaaaaacagaaacaattAATTCCATAACCGTCCGATCATTAGCAAATCTGCCATGA
- the sru-38 gene encoding Serpentine Receptor, class T (Partially confirmed by transcript evidence): protein MSVYGFNPIDNLPEYYNFAYSFNILTIFTIVTATYTIFSFGVTLKMCIFYLKNRNSDVLKSGLRADVFRIFLLMQLWNAFHVLLDFLVVRIPLTSIFTSYCSLYKPEVALKILTLLFTGCVYTSHLLTLAFCVQRVALLYADEYQKDIISKVFDIVCPILIVFGHSLGIPHLLLTTSCFQMGIPYPFGSIVITASRMDMPVYAIIYAISTNAMIVLIVVTTIFMFAKLHQKRKLSAELHRTYNSKSEKVLTATMIFIILPIVMPAILSIVDIFAYGLYPYIFLFRCICLDARAHIVSCYFYFTHQIFKKKQLNRVECESGQK, encoded by the exons ATGTCCGTTTACGGATTCAATCCAATTGATAACCTCCCAGAGTATTATAATTTTGCATACTCATTCAATATTCTCACTATTTTTACTATTGTTACTGCTACCTAcactatattttcttttggagttacattaaaaatgtgtattttttatttgaagaataGAAATTCTGATGTGCTGAAAAGTGGCTTGCGAGCTGATGTTTTTCGGATATTCTTGCTCATGCAGTTGTGGAATGCATTTCACGTTTTACTGGATTTTCTAGTTGTTCGAATTCCACTTACATCAATATTTACTTCATATTGCTCTCTTTATAAACCAGAGGTGgcattgaaaatattaacaCTGCTATTCACAGGATGTGTGTATACATCTCATCTTTTAACATTGGCGTTTTGTGTTCAAAGAGTTGCGTTGTTGTATGCGGATGAATATCAGAAAGAT atAATATCAAAAGTGTTTGACATTGTCTGCCCAATTCTTATTGTTTTTGGTCATTCTCTCGGTATTCCTCATTTGCTTCTCACAACTTCTTGTTTTCAAATGGGAATTCCATATCCATTTGGTTCAATTGTTATAACGGCCAGCCGGATGGATATG CCAGTTTATGCAATAATATATGCAATTTCCACAAATGCAATGATTGTTTTGATCGTTGTTACAACGATTTTCATGTTTGCAAAACTACATCAGAAGCGAAAATT AAGCGCTGAGTTGCATCGTACCTACAATTCAAAATCTGAGAAGGTACTGACTGCAACAATGATTTTTATTATCCTTCCTATTGTAATGCCTGCAATTCTGTCGATTGTTGATATATTCGCTTACGGTCTTTATCCATATATCTTCCTTTTTCGGTGTATCTGCTTAGATGCTCGAGCTCATATCGTTTCATgctatttttatttcactcatcagatttttaaaaagaaacaattgaaTAGGGTTGAATGTGAGAGTGgtcagaaataa
- the sru-40 gene encoding Serpentine Receptor, class U (Partially confirmed by transcript evidence) — MQLTQISVGNLTDFKTFDYQFDYVTIIVGLTTIPCIPSIYCLSKILIFYKNKYVSTSPQEIHPFIFRSFIWMQIWNLVFIFFDYVLVRIPSTTILTYFCATLDPAESIVPLLVAVYYFSNYSSQLYTVLFCSTRTLILFNEKNKIYQLCILFLVFWGPATYVLSSVSAFPNITSKVVCMQLDFPYQKGAITITTDNVYGNTHLSIGNATFSSLMMLSIVFTTCLMIVKLRKRKLLNSSDCRYHKTKGEVTLTVTIFLILVPSLLTQIITMSSLMNPEYHSYILIMRPFFIDFRVGIVSCYFYLVHPIFKKTETINSITVRSLANLP, encoded by the exons ATGCAACTCACTCAGATCTCTGTTGGAAATTTAAcagatttcaaaacatttgacTATCAATTTGATTACGTCACAATAATTGTTGGATTAACTACAATTCCATGCATCCCATCGATTTATTGTCtgtcaaaaattctaattttttataaaaataaatatgtgtCTACATCTCCTCAAGAAATTCACCCATTCATTTTTAGATCCTTTATATGGATGCAAATCTGGAATTtggttttcatatttttcgattatGTTCTTGTTCGAATACCTTCCACAACaattttaacttatttttgtGCTACGTTGGACCCTGCTGAAAGTATTGTTCCCTTATTAGTTGCAGTttattacttttcaaattattcatcTCAACTTTATacagttttgttttgttcCACAAGAACTCTCATTCTGttcaatgagaaaaataag ATATACCAGTTATGTATATTATTTCTTGTCTTCTGGGGTCCTGCCACATATGTGCTCAGTTCCGTTTCAGCATTTCCAAATATAACATCGAAAGTTGTTTGCATGCAGTTAGACTTTCCATATCAGAAAGGTGCCATTACTATAACCACTGATAATGTGTATGGAAAT ACTCACTTGTCTATCGGAAATGCAACTTTTTCTAGTTTAATGATGTTATCAATTGTTTTCACAACTTGTCTGATGATTGTAAAGCTACGTAAGCGGAAATTACT gAATTCTTCTGATTGTCGATATCATAAAACGAAAGGAGAAGTCACTTTGACCGTGACTATTTTTCTAATCCTGGTACCATCTCTCTTAACTCAAATTATAAcg ATGTCGAGTCTTATGAATCCGGAATATCATTCCTATATCTTGATTATGCGgccattttttatagatttccGGGTCGGCATTGTATCCTGCTATTTTTATTTGGTCCAtccaatattcaaaaaaacagaaacaattAATTCCATAACCGTCCGATCATTAGCAAATCTGCCATGA